One window of Arvicola amphibius chromosome 6, mArvAmp1.2, whole genome shotgun sequence genomic DNA carries:
- the Leprot gene encoding leptin receptor gene-related protein, with the protein MAGVKALVALSFSGAIGLTFLMLGCALEDYGVYWPLFVLIFYVISPIPYFIAKRVTYDSDATSSACRELAYFFTTGIVVSAFGFPVILARVAVIKWGACGLVLAGNAVIFLTIQGFFLVFGRGDDFSWEQW; encoded by the exons ATGGCGGGCGTTAAAG CTCTCGTGGCACTGTCCTTCAGCGGGGCTATTGGACTGACTTTTCTTATGCTGGGATGTGCCTTGGAGGACTATGG CGTTTACTGGCCCCTGTTCGTCTTGATTTTCTACGTCATCTCGCCCATCCCCTACTTCATTGCCAAGCGGGTCACATATGACTCCGATGCGACCAGCAGTGCCTGTCGGGAGCTGGCGTATTTCTTCACGACTGGGATTGTTGTTTCTGCTTTTGGATTTCCTGTTATTCTTGCTCGCGTGGCTGTG ATCAAGTGGGGAGCCTGTGGCCTTGTGCTGGCCGGCAACGCTGTCATTTTCCTCACAATTCAAGGCTTTTTCCTCGTCTTCGGAAGAGGCGATGATTTCAGTTGGGAGCAGTGGTAG